CTTATTTGCAAAAGGGGTATGATGTTCACGTTGTTCTTATTACAGATGGTGCATCTTCTTACGCATTAAACCATGTGAACACGGAGTTAAATAAGCACCAGATCTCTTCTTTATCGAAAGAGGAATTTTCTCACAGTCGAAACTTAGAGTTTATTCGCTCTTCCGTAGCACTTGGAGTCACACGCAATAACATTCACCTTTCCTATTTACCAGATGGAGGTACAACGCAAGATCAAATCGAAGCAATCATGTTAAAATACAAAACTCGCTTCCCAAATGCAAAGCATTTGAGTTTCAGTTATTATGATGGACATATTGATCATGCTAATAGCGGAAAAGCGTTGCAAAATCTATATAGAAACGGCATAATATCCGAGCCAAAGTATTATATTAAAAATATTGAACAAACCGCTGAATTTGGCTCTTATGAACCTTACGATTCATCTTATTCAAATAGCTTAAATACCGCAATGAGCTATTATCGAACATTGGATCCATTGATGAGGATGTACGCAATTGGTGAGTTTTCGGTTGGAAGTCATTTCAACATATTAGAAAAAGCTATTAACAGCAATCAACCACAAAGTAAATATCATTTAGATGGACAATAAGAAAAGAGAAAACACCCGTCTAACGATGATTGATTATGAACATAGGCGTTTTACAACAAAAGGATATTTATTCAAAAGACATAATGTAGCCATTCTTATAAATAAAAAAGAACGCTCACAAGCGTTCTTTTTTATTGTTTATTCGGCGTACTATTTAGAAGTTGTTGATCTTCTGAAATGGAATAAAACGTGTATCCATCACTTACCCTAAAATTCGACTCTATTTTATCTCCATTAATCGTAAACACTGACCATAATTTCCCCCGTTGATCCGTTGGAACGTAATACTGTTCTTTTAGTTCATTTCCTTTATAAACATCAATGGTAGCGTTTGAAGACGTTAATGCTGTTGAATTATTATGAAGACGATAGGAATAGTTAAACACATAAAATCGATATTCTTCATTGTCCTTTTGGTGAAAAAGGTCAACAGACTCTATTCCCTTTTTCTTTTCATCATCAAAGAGATTCATTTGCGAGATAAGCGTGTTGTTTTCAACATGTTGATTTTGATCCCAATAAACATGGAATCTACCCTTATCGCCAGGACCCGTAAAGTGAGCATCTAAGTCAATTAAATCTCCGTTAAGTAATTGGCCATCCCACGTCAACACCATTTTCCATTGGTCTTCCTCTAGAATCGGCGATACGTACACATCTTGATTTGTTTGTTCACCTGGGTTAACTGATAGGCTAAAATAACCCGTAACGTAAAGGTCGCTTATTACTTCTATTGTATACATTCCAGGATCTAACTCATTAAAAACATACGTACCATCTTGTGATTGGATGGTCTTTTCAATCTGACCGTTATGGTTTCTCGTCCCTTTACGGAGGTTAACGGTTGCATTCTTTATTGTTGATAAAGACTCCACATCAATTATTTCTCCATTGATTTCTCCTTGAGAAGAATAGAACGTACTGGCTAACTTAATATTTGGTGCTTTTACGATGTTTCCTTCTGACACTGCTACGTCATACACTGTTTCTGGTTGAAAACCTTGCTTTTGGTATTGTAATGTGTAATCCCCTTCTTCGAGATCGATCGAAAACGTTCCTTCAGGAGAGGTTTTGGTTTGCTTAACGATTTGATCATCCTTATAAATATCAATTGAAACATCATTTAATTGATCGATTACTTTCCCTTCAATTAAACCACTTTGATTAGGAAGAAGCGCCGCTAAATCATTCATCGTTTCGTCTGAAACAGCTTTTTCTAATCCAAAAACTGTGAAAGAGTCTACAGTCAATTCTTTAAAAAGTTGAGAAAGGTCATCAGATAATAGGGGTTGGTCTACCAATAAGACCCCTGTTTGTTGACTTGCAGCTAAAACAGAACCTGTTAAAGCATCTGCAAACTTTGCTCCAGTACTCATAAATAGATGCTCATTTGTTCCATAAAACTCATCTAAAAAGTTAATGGACGTTTCATATCGGTTTTCTCCATCGATACGCGCTACATTACTTGTCAACGATCTTTCAATTGTTGTTG
This portion of the Bacillus carboniphilus genome encodes:
- a CDS encoding PIG-L family deacetylase, yielding MKRFLFVFSLICISFLCSSPAYANQTKTAVFYSPHQDDEILSMGHAIKAYLQKGYDVHVVLITDGASSYALNHVNTELNKHQISSLSKEEFSHSRNLEFIRSSVALGVTRNNIHLSYLPDGGTTQDQIEAIMLKYKTRFPNAKHLSFSYYDGHIDHANSGKALQNLYRNGIISEPKYYIKNIEQTAEFGSYEPYDSSYSNSLNTAMSYYRTLDPLMRMYAIGEFSVGSHFNILEKAINSNQPQSKYHLDGQ
- a CDS encoding cell wall-binding repeat-containing protein, with translation MKVYKYIISMLVGLLFVAFVPNVEANEFTRIGGQDRYETAIEIAKKQYPTGSDKVVLARGDDFPDALSGAPLAKKLDAPILLTEKHQLTKDTKDLLQEWEPKEIIILGGDKAIYEQVETELKAITSKTSRIFGKDRYETAVKIANEVSADQTKAFLVTGEDFPDALSVAAYAAEKQLPILLSEQDVTDGDLHTYLSNFEQVYIVGGPAAISTTIERSLTSNVARIDGENRYETSINFLDEFYGTNEHLFMSTGAKFADALTGSVLAASQQTGVLLVDQPLLSDDLSQLFKELTVDSFTVFGLEKAVSDETMNDLAALLPNQSGLIEGKVIDQLNDVSIDIYKDDQIVKQTKTSPEGTFSIDLEEGDYTLQYQKQGFQPETVYDVAVSEGNIVKAPNIKLASTFYSSQGEINGEIIDVESLSTIKNATVNLRKGTRNHNGQIEKTIQSQDGTYVFNELDPGMYTIEVISDLYVTGYFSLSVNPGEQTNQDVYVSPILEEDQWKMVLTWDGQLLNGDLIDLDAHFTGPGDKGRFHVYWDQNQHVENNTLISQMNLFDDEKKKGIESVDLFHQKDNEEYRFYVFNYSYRLHNNSTALTSSNATIDVYKGNELKEQYYVPTDQRGKLWSVFTINGDKIESNFRVSDGYTFYSISEDQQLLNSTPNKQ